The following proteins are co-located in the uncultured Propionivibrio sp. genome:
- a CDS encoding response regulator transcription factor, whose amino-acid sequence MKSRLIIADDHPMMCAGLGEIIARTPDLEIVAIAHDGGQAETLAKTVPADLMILDVAMPIKSGLDVLESLRAAAIRLPVLFFSMYPADQYVPYVRQAGAQGFIGKDAEEKTLLAAIRKILGGNTFFPPLTSQRHRPVNTPVRTLPALSARENEVLNHLLRGTPLVNIASGLGISPQSVTTYRRRLLDKLGVRNNVDLIRLMGHPD is encoded by the coding sequence ATGAAATCCAGACTGATCATCGCCGACGACCATCCGATGATGTGTGCCGGCCTCGGCGAAATCATCGCGCGAACGCCGGACCTTGAGATCGTTGCCATCGCACATGACGGCGGACAGGCCGAAACACTGGCGAAGACCGTGCCGGCGGACCTGATGATTCTCGATGTCGCCATGCCGATCAAGAGCGGGCTCGACGTGCTCGAGTCGCTGCGCGCCGCGGCCATCCGGCTGCCGGTGCTGTTCTTCTCGATGTATCCCGCCGACCAATATGTCCCTTACGTCCGGCAGGCCGGCGCCCAAGGATTCATCGGCAAGGACGCCGAGGAAAAGACGCTGCTCGCCGCCATCCGCAAGATCCTTGGCGGAAATACCTTTTTCCCGCCCCTGACATCCCAGCGACACCGCCCGGTCAACACGCCCGTCAGGACGCTTCCCGCGCTCTCGGCGCGCGAAAACGAAGTGCTGAACCATCTCCTGCGCGGCACACCGCTGGTGAATATCGCGAGCGGACTCGGCATCAGTCCGCAGAGCGTCACGACCTACCGGCGACGTCTCCTCGACAAACTGGGCGTCAGGAACAACGTCGACCTGATCCGCCTGATGGGACATCCCGACTGA
- a CDS encoding PAS domain S-box protein produces the protein MTAPRLLSCIGRLLVAPADVSMRAFITRLIWLCLLPPLLLAAWLAFDNVKAKEADFLDDAQHITRNISLSIDQRLQTYVAGLTMLADSAYVDDPARWPALYREAQAFERSFGTHVIFASANGPMQMLFNTRQPFGKPLPVLPRPDGQAAAPLAVATGRPAVSNLFIGPVAGTPLVAVAVPVMRQDKAVNVMLTTIEAESFRKHLENAQTGNGWSLALVDSTGKTIARGIAENDDQTAVERTGKRIAVRLDNAPWTVVVDIPSAALWAPVRAAIMQLLAGLLAVLLISFAAGKITARRLVSGFSNLLQPTTSGAPRADIVEIAQVRDQLDAATRQREIDYQNLIASEGRFTATFEQAAVGMALVSPDGHWLRVNRKLASIVGYSPGELLTKTFQDITHPDDLTRDLDLVEGMLAREISTYSIEKRYLRKNGGQVWVNLTVALMWTADGQPDYFISVIEEIDARKKARDEVLATKRKLEAALASMTDAVCISDTEGKLVEINEAFASLHKFPSKEACARTLTEYPAILEAYADTGEALPVEQWAVPRALHGESDSNAEIHLRRKDTGETWISSYSYAPIRDERGQIVGSVVVGRDITEQKHIEEQIRQNESRLRLALESAKAGTWEWDLQTQENIWSDEIFRLYGLKPGSCEPSYETWLATIHPDDRTRAVAAVTEAARQATELSVEWRVNDSSGRERWLLSRGRPETDADGKPRRYLGIVMDISERKRAEAELEQHRNHLKELVDAQTAELAEANRTLTLRAEEITELYNRAPCGYHSLAPDGSVIAVNDTELDMLGYSRDEFIGRNIGDFMTMESREHLHRNFSEFARTGRIRDLEFDFVRKDGTIVPCLVNGDMVRDANGKFLYTRSTLIDNSEHRARNEQLRIMQRELALRAEEAEAATRSKSAFLANMSHEIRTPMNAIIGLTHLVQRAGQSPEQAERMTKIENAGLHLLSIINDILDISKIEAGRMELESTDFHLSAILDNIQSLIGEQAKAKGLSIEIDPDSVPVWLRGDPTRLRQALLNYAGNAVKFTERGRITLRAILLEDNGDDMLVRFEVEDTGIGIAADKLHQLFESFEQADASITRKFGGTGLGLAITRRLAHLMGGEADAESNPGVGSTFWFTARLARGHGIMPSVSFKSSDNAEDKLRQHFGGARILLAEDNEINAEVALELLHSVGLYVDTATNGAEAVARAQGAAYDLILMDMQMPEMDGTEATRLIRLLPGWEKRPILAMTANAFDDDRRLCEDAGMNDFISKPVDPDTFFTTLLQWLQLNPPVSRTSDSTVQDGQDGEKSGDKNEGRPSAPALRDADALPDLPGIETTIGLGYLLGKKEFYLRLLQKFRDEHVLVFLEKFRWARSANDWITATRLAHTLKGLAQSIGARDLGDVAAQLERATVRRDVDASIALEDAVERELARVLPGLVRLGPLLDVPLQRPASATESADCPAIIARLIPLLDANDTAAAACFGELSQALAARGIDLPELARIRQAIASFDYRQALKLLQALPARITTGEVDEP, from the coding sequence ATGACCGCTCCCCGCCTTCTTTCGTGCATCGGCCGCCTTCTTGTCGCGCCGGCGGATGTTTCGATGCGCGCCTTCATCACGCGCCTGATCTGGCTGTGCCTGCTGCCGCCGCTGCTGCTCGCCGCCTGGCTGGCCTTCGACAACGTCAAGGCCAAGGAGGCCGACTTTCTCGATGATGCGCAGCACATCACCCGCAACATTTCCCTGTCCATCGACCAGCGGCTGCAGACCTACGTCGCCGGCCTGACCATGCTGGCCGACTCGGCGTACGTGGACGACCCGGCGCGCTGGCCAGCGCTGTATCGGGAAGCGCAAGCCTTCGAGCGGAGCTTCGGCACCCATGTGATTTTCGCCAGCGCCAACGGCCCCATGCAGATGCTGTTCAACACGCGCCAACCGTTCGGCAAACCCCTGCCCGTGCTGCCCCGCCCGGACGGGCAAGCCGCCGCGCCGCTGGCGGTAGCGACCGGCCGGCCGGCGGTCAGCAACCTCTTCATCGGCCCCGTCGCCGGCACGCCCCTGGTCGCCGTTGCCGTGCCCGTCATGCGTCAGGACAAGGCCGTGAATGTGATGCTGACGACGATCGAGGCCGAATCATTCCGCAAGCATCTTGAGAACGCGCAAACCGGGAACGGATGGTCCCTCGCGCTCGTCGACAGCACCGGCAAGACCATCGCCCGTGGTATCGCCGAGAACGACGACCAGACGGCGGTCGAGCGCACGGGCAAGCGGATCGCTGTCCGCCTGGACAATGCGCCCTGGACCGTCGTCGTCGACATCCCGAGTGCCGCGCTCTGGGCACCGGTCCGCGCGGCGATCATGCAACTGCTGGCCGGACTGCTGGCCGTATTGCTGATCAGCTTCGCCGCCGGCAAGATCACGGCCCGCCGCCTGGTATCGGGCTTTTCGAACCTGTTGCAGCCAACGACATCCGGCGCGCCGCGCGCCGACATCGTTGAAATCGCCCAGGTACGCGATCAGCTGGATGCCGCCACCAGACAACGCGAGATCGATTACCAGAACCTGATCGCCAGCGAAGGACGCTTTACCGCCACCTTCGAACAGGCGGCGGTCGGCATGGCCCTGGTCTCTCCCGACGGCCACTGGCTGCGCGTCAACCGCAAGCTGGCCAGCATTGTCGGCTACTCGCCGGGCGAGTTGCTGACCAAAACCTTCCAGGACATCACCCACCCCGACGACCTGACCCGTGACCTCGATCTCGTCGAAGGCATGCTGGCACGCGAGATCTCGACCTACTCGATCGAAAAGCGCTATCTGCGCAAGAACGGCGGCCAGGTCTGGGTCAACCTGACGGTCGCCCTGATGTGGACCGCCGACGGCCAACCCGACTATTTCATCTCGGTGATCGAGGAAATCGATGCGCGCAAGAAGGCGCGCGACGAAGTCCTGGCGACCAAGCGCAAGCTGGAAGCGGCGCTGGCCAGCATGACCGACGCGGTATGCATCTCCGACACGGAGGGCAAACTTGTTGAGATCAATGAAGCCTTTGCCAGCCTGCACAAATTCCCCAGCAAGGAAGCCTGCGCCAGAACGCTGACCGAGTATCCGGCAATCCTGGAGGCCTATGCGGACACCGGCGAGGCGCTCCCGGTCGAACAATGGGCCGTGCCGCGCGCCTTGCACGGGGAGAGCGACAGCAATGCCGAAATCCACCTGCGCCGCAAGGACACCGGCGAAACCTGGATCAGCAGTTACAGCTACGCGCCAATCCGCGACGAACGCGGCCAGATCGTCGGATCGGTGGTGGTCGGCCGCGACATCACCGAGCAAAAGCACATCGAGGAACAGATCCGGCAAAACGAATCCCGACTCAGACTGGCGCTGGAATCGGCCAAGGCCGGCACCTGGGAATGGGATTTGCAGACGCAGGAAAACATCTGGTCAGACGAGATCTTCCGCCTCTACGGCCTGAAGCCCGGCAGTTGCGAACCGTCGTATGAAACCTGGCTCGCCACGATCCACCCGGACGACCGGACGCGCGCGGTCGCCGCGGTGACCGAGGCAGCCCGGCAGGCGACTGAACTCAGCGTCGAATGGCGGGTGAACGATTCCTCGGGCCGGGAGCGCTGGCTCCTGTCGCGGGGGCGCCCGGAGACCGATGCCGACGGCAAGCCACGCCGTTATCTCGGCATCGTCATGGACATCAGCGAGCGCAAACGGGCCGAGGCCGAACTGGAGCAGCACCGCAACCACCTGAAGGAACTGGTGGACGCGCAGACCGCAGAACTGGCCGAGGCGAACCGCACGCTGACGCTGCGCGCGGAGGAAATCACCGAGCTCTACAACCGCGCCCCCTGCGGCTACCACTCGCTGGCACCGGACGGCAGCGTCATCGCCGTCAATGACACCGAACTCGACATGCTCGGCTATTCGCGCGACGAATTCATCGGCCGCAACATCGGCGACTTCATGACGATGGAAAGCCGCGAGCACCTGCACCGGAACTTTTCCGAGTTCGCCCGGACCGGGCGGATACGCGACCTCGAATTCGACTTCGTGCGCAAGGACGGAACGATCGTGCCCTGCCTGGTGAACGGAGACATGGTCCGCGACGCCAACGGCAAATTCCTCTATACGCGCAGCACCCTGATCGACAACAGCGAACACCGGGCGCGCAACGAACAGTTGCGGATCATGCAGCGCGAACTCGCCCTGCGCGCCGAGGAAGCCGAAGCGGCAACGCGCTCGAAGAGCGCCTTCCTCGCCAACATGAGCCACGAGATCCGCACGCCGATGAACGCCATCATCGGTCTCACCCACCTCGTCCAGCGCGCCGGTCAATCGCCGGAGCAGGCGGAACGCATGACCAAGATCGAAAACGCGGGCCTCCACCTGCTCTCCATCATCAACGACATTCTCGACATCTCGAAGATCGAAGCCGGCCGCATGGAACTGGAGAGTACCGATTTCCATCTCTCCGCGATCCTCGACAACATCCAGTCGCTGATCGGCGAACAGGCCAAGGCCAAGGGACTCTCGATCGAGATCGACCCGGACTCGGTGCCGGTCTGGCTGCGCGGCGATCCGACGCGACTGCGCCAGGCCCTGCTCAACTATGCCGGAAACGCCGTCAAATTCACCGAACGCGGCCGCATAACGCTGCGCGCCATCCTGCTCGAGGACAATGGCGACGACATGCTGGTGCGCTTCGAAGTCGAGGACACCGGCATCGGCATCGCGGCCGACAAGCTGCACCAGCTCTTTGAATCGTTCGAGCAGGCCGATGCCTCGATCACGCGCAAATTCGGCGGCACCGGCCTGGGGCTGGCGATCACCCGCCGGCTCGCGCATCTGATGGGCGGCGAAGCCGATGCCGAGAGCAATCCCGGCGTCGGCAGCACCTTCTGGTTCACCGCGAGGCTCGCGCGCGGCCACGGCATCATGCCCAGCGTATCGTTCAAATCCTCGGACAACGCCGAGGATAAATTGCGCCAGCACTTCGGCGGCGCGCGCATCCTCCTCGCCGAGGACAACGAGATCAACGCCGAAGTCGCGCTCGAACTGCTGCATTCGGTCGGCCTGTACGTCGATACCGCCACGAACGGCGCCGAGGCGGTGGCTAGGGCGCAAGGCGCCGCTTACGACCTGATCCTGATGGACATGCAGATGCCTGAAATGGACGGCACCGAGGCGACCCGGCTCATCCGCCTGCTGCCAGGCTGGGAAAAGCGCCCGATCCTGGCGATGACCGCCAACGCCTTCGATGATGACCGGCGCCTGTGCGAGGACGCGGGGATGAACGACTTCATCAGCAAGCCGGTCGATCCCGACACCTTCTTCACGACGCTGCTGCAATGGCTGCAACTGAATCCGCCGGTCTCGCGGACGTCGGACAGCACCGTGCAGGACGGGCAGGATGGCGAAAAGAGCGGCGACAAGAACGAGGGACGGCCGTCGGCGCCGGCGCTGCGCGATGCCGACGCACTGCCCGATCTGCCGGGCATCGAGACGACGATTGGACTCGGCTACCTGCTGGGCAAGAAGGAGTTCTATCTGCGTCTGCTGCAGAAATTCCGCGACGAGCATGTACTCGTCTTCCTCGAAAAATTCCGCTGGGCGCGCTCGGCGAACGACTGGATCACCGCCACCCGCCTGGCCCACACCTTGAAGGGACTGGCGCAATCGATCGGCGCCCGGGATCTCGGCGATGTCGCGGCGCAGCTCGAACGGGCCACGGTGCGGCGCGACGTCGATGCGAGCATCGCGCTCGAGGACGCGGTCGAACGCGAACTGGCGCGCGTCCTGCCGGGCCTGGTCCGGCTCGGGCCCTTGCTCGACGTGCCGCTGCAGCGTCCGGCATCGGCAACGGAAAGCGCCGACTGTCCGGCAATCATCGCCCGCCTGATCCCGCTGCTCGACGCCAACGACACGGCGGCGGCGGCGTGTTTCGGCGAATTGAGCCAGGCACTCGCCGCACGCGGCATCGACCTGCCGGAATTGGCACGGATACGGCAGGCCATCGCCAGCTTCGATTACCGCCAGGCCCTGAAGCTGCTGCAGGCCTTGCCGGCCCGGATAACGACTGGGGAGGTGGATGAACCATGA
- the gcvA gene encoding transcriptional regulator GcvA, translating to MSKRLPSLNALRVFVVVARHGGVSRASEVLNLTHSAVSHQIRILQEELGITLFDKAGRGLSLTTEGSRFAQRVEAAFNEIEDAAHELCTSQHRHLRVGTISSFAACWLLPRIGDFISSCPDIDVDVQSTNTPTVLTHLDADVSIGFGTGPYPGVFSELLLRDWLFPVCSPEFARQYDLHDHAWYDGVPLMHSSYEPWSLWFAAAGISAKEPERGIMFDNSALILQAAIKGQGLGLVRHSLAHDDLVAGRLVRPFSAVVESPMSYYFLCRTDKLETPPVTRFRQWIKAQVAAFPTHVDQAPGGA from the coding sequence ATGTCGAAACGCCTGCCGTCGCTCAACGCCCTGCGTGTCTTTGTCGTGGTCGCCCGCCACGGTGGTGTCTCGCGCGCTTCCGAGGTGCTCAACCTGACGCACAGCGCCGTCAGCCACCAGATCCGCATCCTCCAGGAAGAACTCGGCATCACCCTGTTCGACAAGGCCGGGCGCGGCCTCAGCCTGACGACCGAGGGCAGCCGCTTTGCGCAGCGCGTCGAAGCAGCCTTCAACGAAATCGAGGACGCCGCCCACGAGCTGTGCACCAGCCAGCACCGGCACCTGCGCGTCGGCACCATTTCATCCTTCGCCGCCTGCTGGCTGCTGCCACGAATCGGCGACTTCATCTCGTCCTGCCCGGACATCGACGTCGACGTACAGTCGACGAACACGCCGACCGTCCTCACCCACCTCGATGCCGATGTCTCGATCGGTTTCGGCACCGGCCCGTATCCCGGCGTCTTCAGCGAACTCCTGTTGCGCGACTGGCTCTTCCCCGTCTGCTCGCCCGAGTTCGCGCGCCAGTACGACCTGCACGACCACGCCTGGTACGACGGCGTGCCGCTGATGCATTCGTCCTACGAACCGTGGTCGCTGTGGTTCGCCGCCGCCGGGATCAGCGCAAAGGAACCGGAACGCGGCATCATGTTCGACAACTCGGCGCTGATCCTGCAGGCGGCGATCAAGGGACAGGGGCTCGGCCTCGTCCGGCATTCGCTGGCGCACGACGATCTCGTCGCCGGACGCCTGGTGCGGCCGTTCAGCGCCGTCGTCGAATCGCCGATGTCATACTATTTCCTGTGCCGTACGGACAAGCTGGAGACGCCGCCGGTGACGCGCTTCCGGCAATGGATCAAGGCGCAGGTGGCGGCGTTCCCGACACACGTGGACCAGGCGCCGGGCGGCGCGTAA
- a CDS encoding HD domain-containing phosphohydrolase — protein MANNSSSSTYYVSVEKLQIGLYVFIDLPWFQHPFTLNSFRISNEEQLRTLKSLGESRFRYDPKRSDADPDDPVETPSTEEPKTTESDTPDEDLSPELAARRKRIRALEAHRRRIEEVDKTYLKATGILRNLNRKLMTRGEETLQEMDVLVDHMVTAFLKHPEVTLHVMGEKFSGVESYSHSLNVSVLSMMLSKGLGLSEEQAHSLGVGALLHDIGLAEIPERVLKKRPDEYTKPERDLRAMHCEFGVRLGKKLGLPPGILAIIFQHHEMADGSGYPTGALVDKIAFPARIVSLVNFYDNLCNPTDLAQALTPHEALSFMFGQRRTKFDAAILQQMIRCLGVYPPGSIVSLSNDVVGLVLSVNPTKPLRPWIMAYDAKVPKEEAILLNLEQETELVIAKALRPALLPPAIHAYLSPRQRITYYFDSSVQATQGAK, from the coding sequence ATGGCAAACAACAGCAGTTCAAGCACCTATTATGTTTCAGTTGAAAAATTACAAATCGGACTTTACGTTTTCATAGACCTGCCATGGTTCCAGCATCCGTTCACGCTGAACAGCTTCCGGATTAGCAACGAAGAGCAGCTACGAACCCTGAAGTCGCTCGGCGAGTCGCGCTTCCGCTACGACCCGAAGCGTAGCGATGCCGATCCCGACGACCCGGTCGAAACGCCGTCGACGGAAGAACCCAAGACCACCGAAAGCGACACCCCCGACGAAGACCTCTCGCCGGAACTTGCCGCCCGTCGGAAGCGCATCCGCGCCCTTGAGGCGCACCGGCGCCGCATCGAGGAAGTCGACAAGACCTACCTCAAGGCCACCGGCATCCTGCGCAATCTCAACCGCAAACTGATGACACGGGGCGAGGAGACCTTGCAGGAAATGGATGTGCTGGTCGATCACATGGTCACCGCCTTCCTCAAGCATCCGGAAGTGACGCTGCACGTCATGGGCGAGAAGTTCAGTGGCGTCGAATCGTATTCGCACAGCCTCAACGTGTCGGTGCTCAGCATGATGCTGAGCAAGGGCCTGGGGCTGTCCGAAGAGCAGGCGCACAGCCTCGGCGTCGGCGCGCTGCTGCACGACATCGGCCTCGCCGAAATCCCCGAACGCGTCCTCAAGAAACGGCCGGACGAATACACCAAGCCGGAACGCGACCTGCGCGCCATGCACTGCGAGTTCGGCGTGCGCCTCGGCAAGAAGCTGGGCCTGCCGCCCGGCATCCTGGCCATCATCTTCCAGCACCACGAGATGGCGGACGGATCGGGATATCCGACGGGCGCCCTGGTCGACAAAATCGCTTTCCCGGCCCGCATCGTCTCCCTCGTCAATTTCTACGACAACCTCTGCAACCCGACCGATCTCGCCCAGGCGCTGACACCGCACGAAGCGCTGTCGTTCATGTTCGGCCAGCGCCGCACGAAATTCGACGCAGCGATCCTGCAACAGATGATCCGCTGCCTCGGCGTCTATCCGCCGGGTTCGATCGTCTCGCTGTCGAACGACGTCGTCGGCCTGGTGCTGTCGGTCAATCCGACCAAGCCCCTGCGTCCCTGGATCATGGCGTACGATGCGAAGGTGCCGAAAGAGGAAGCGATCCTGCTCAATCTGGAACAGGAAACCGAACTCGTCATCGCCAAGGCGCTGCGCCCGGCGCTCCTGCCGCCGGCGATCCACGCTTACTTGAGCCCGCGGCAACGCATCACCTATTATTTCGACAGCAGCGTGCAAGCCACTCAGGGAGCGAAATGA
- a CDS encoding HD domain-containing phosphohydrolase: MTTQGNETILVVDDVPENIATLVAILGDDYRVTFATNGADALRAAQAHPQPSLILLDVMMPDMDGYDVCRRLKADLRTLNIPVIFLTAQDDVRNEEVGLRLGAVDYLHKPCHPAIVLQRVRIHLALHNQNMALETRVQERTRELEETRIEIIRRLGRAGEYRDNETGMHVIRMSLYCNRLALAARVPKSQADLMLLAAPMHDIGKIGIPDHILLKPGKLTDEERQVMQRHAEIGAEIIGIHQSDLLILARNIALTHHERWDGKGYPHGLAGEAIPFEGRIASICDVYDALTSARPYKRPWSFDEAINHIVLESGKAFDPALVTLFVDMISECAEIRQRYGDPTDEAGAGGRTPS; encoded by the coding sequence ATGACGACCCAAGGCAATGAAACCATTCTGGTGGTCGACGACGTTCCGGAAAACATCGCGACACTGGTCGCCATCCTCGGCGACGACTATCGGGTGACTTTTGCCACCAACGGCGCCGACGCCCTGCGGGCTGCGCAGGCACACCCCCAGCCGAGCCTGATCCTGCTCGACGTGATGATGCCGGACATGGACGGCTACGACGTCTGCCGCCGCCTCAAGGCCGATCTGCGGACGCTCAACATCCCGGTCATCTTCCTGACGGCGCAGGACGACGTGCGCAACGAAGAGGTCGGACTCCGGCTGGGCGCGGTCGATTACCTGCACAAGCCCTGCCATCCGGCGATCGTGCTGCAGCGCGTCCGCATCCACCTGGCCCTGCACAACCAGAATATGGCGCTCGAGACACGCGTCCAGGAACGCACGCGCGAACTCGAGGAAACCCGTATCGAGATCATCCGGCGCCTCGGCCGCGCCGGCGAATACCGCGACAACGAAACCGGCATGCACGTCATCCGCATGAGCCTGTACTGCAACCGTCTGGCGCTCGCGGCGAGAGTGCCGAAGTCACAGGCCGACCTGATGCTGCTCGCCGCCCCCATGCATGACATCGGAAAGATCGGCATCCCCGACCATATCCTGCTCAAACCGGGGAAGCTGACCGATGAGGAGCGCCAGGTAATGCAGCGCCATGCGGAGATCGGTGCCGAAATCATCGGCATCCACCAGTCCGACCTGCTGATCCTGGCGCGGAACATCGCCCTGACGCACCACGAACGCTGGGACGGCAAAGGGTATCCGCACGGCCTGGCCGGCGAGGCCATTCCCTTCGAAGGGAGAATCGCCTCGATCTGCGACGTCTATGACGCGCTGACCAGTGCGCGTCCCTACAAGCGGCCATGGTCTTTCGACGAAGCCATCAACCACATCGTCCTCGAATCGGGGAAAGCTTTTGATCCGGCGCTGGTGACGCTGTTCGTCGACATGATCTCCGAATGCGCCGAAATCCGGCAACGCTACGGCGACCCGACCGACGAGGCCGGTGCAGGCGGCCGGACACCGTCCTGA
- a CDS encoding VOC family protein, translating into MTNDQSIIDSVDHIVFTVASIERTVEFYSRIGMGVETFGAGRKALTFGRQKINLHEKGKEFEPKAASPTPGAIDICFISKIPVDILKNTLESRGITIIEGPIQRTGAVGPILSIYFRDPDNNLIEISNY; encoded by the coding sequence ATGACCAATGACCAAAGCATCATCGACAGTGTCGATCACATTGTTTTCACCGTCGCCAGCATCGAGCGGACGGTCGAGTTCTATTCGCGCATCGGGATGGGGGTCGAGACTTTCGGCGCCGGGCGCAAGGCGCTGACCTTCGGCAGGCAGAAGATCAATCTCCACGAGAAGGGCAAGGAGTTTGAACCGAAAGCCGCGTCGCCGACGCCGGGGGCGATCGACATCTGTTTCATCTCGAAGATTCCGGTCGATATCCTCAAAAATACGCTGGAAAGCCGGGGTATCACCATCATCGAGGGACCGATCCAGCGTACCGGTGCGGTAGGGCCGATCCTGTCGATCTACTTCCGCGACCCGGACAACAATCTCATCGAGATTTCCAATTACTGA
- a CDS encoding PAS domain S-box protein, with product MTAGKSGPEHNDRRMAGELERLRTIFNLSPVGIGITRLSDGALVDVNEAFSRLLGFSQSELLGKTSAELGLWADLDERNRVFARIVAGEVIQEMPTRVVRKDRQIHDIKFSATISMIADEKYMVSALRDVTAELRAERERLITERRLQLSLELMPIVVFHQDLDLRYTFIANPLIAVPGDTFLGRFDDELFSPEDAKVTIAIKQRVIERGVGERHEIRMGTGEHTRWYDTLIEPERNSQGAIVGIIGVAADITDRMQREERYRAVLKDQTELIARYRPDGTMLYANEVYCRFFGKSEARIVGHSWQPVAHPDDIALVEAKLAELSVNNPVVLIENRVYSGQGEERWLQFVNRGLYDESGVLREIQSVGRDITERKRNEQALAEYQARIYALLEYSDNLREKQRKDIARDIHDQLGAILTSIGFRIDSLKHRIKDNPAIRNEFDLIRAQVKQANGAARTICTALRPPVLDDLGLSSACQWYMKDWSALVGIAAQGRFNRLSRPCGDQLSTDLFRVFQELLNNVAKHAHANGVKVILSSGRQGLRLRVTDDGRGFVLDEARSKGYGLLGVKERILRHGGQMTIESGKTGTTVTLTIPWQGEP from the coding sequence ATGACGGCCGGAAAATCCGGGCCGGAGCACAACGACCGCCGGATGGCGGGAGAGCTCGAACGCCTCAGGACGATATTCAACCTGAGTCCCGTGGGAATCGGCATCACACGGTTGAGTGACGGCGCGCTCGTCGACGTCAACGAGGCGTTCAGCCGACTGCTCGGCTTCAGCCAAAGCGAACTGCTCGGCAAGACCTCGGCCGAACTCGGCCTCTGGGCCGATCTCGACGAACGCAACCGCGTCTTCGCGCGCATCGTTGCCGGCGAGGTCATTCAGGAAATGCCGACCCGGGTCGTGCGCAAGGACAGGCAGATCCACGATATCAAGTTCTCGGCCACGATATCGATGATCGCCGACGAGAAATACATGGTCAGCGCCCTGCGGGACGTCACCGCCGAACTCCGCGCCGAACGCGAACGACTGATTACCGAACGGCGGCTGCAACTGTCGCTGGAACTCATGCCGATCGTGGTTTTCCACCAGGACCTCGACCTGCGCTACACCTTCATTGCCAATCCGCTGATTGCGGTACCGGGCGACACCTTCCTCGGCCGCTTCGATGACGAGCTCTTCTCCCCGGAAGACGCAAAAGTGACGATCGCCATCAAACAACGCGTTATTGAACGCGGGGTTGGCGAGCGCCATGAAATTCGCATGGGCACCGGCGAGCACACCCGGTGGTACGACACGCTGATCGAACCCGAACGTAATTCGCAGGGCGCCATTGTCGGCATCATCGGCGTCGCTGCCGACATCACCGATCGCATGCAGCGCGAAGAGCGCTACCGGGCTGTGCTGAAAGACCAGACCGAACTGATTGCCCGCTATCGACCCGACGGCACGATGCTCTATGCCAATGAAGTTTATTGCCGCTTCTTCGGCAAATCCGAAGCGCGAATCGTCGGCCATTCGTGGCAACCGGTCGCTCACCCGGACGACATCGCGCTGGTCGAAGCGAAGTTGGCCGAGCTTTCCGTCAACAATCCCGTCGTGCTCATCGAAAACCGGGTGTATTCCGGCCAGGGGGAAGAGCGCTGGTTGCAGTTCGTCAATCGCGGACTCTATGACGAGAGCGGCGTTCTTCGCGAAATCCAGTCGGTCGGACGCGACATCACCGAGCGCAAGCGGAACGAGCAGGCGCTGGCCGAATACCAGGCCCGCATCTATGCGCTCCTTGAATACTCCGACAACCTGCGCGAAAAGCAGCGCAAGGATATCGCCCGCGACATCCATGACCAACTGGGGGCGATCCTCACCTCGATCGGCTTTCGTATCGATTCGCTCAAGCACCGGATCAAGGACAACCCGGCGATCAGAAATGAATTCGACCTGATCCGGGCGCAGGTAAAGCAGGCCAACGGCGCCGCCCGCACGATCTGCACCGCGCTCAGGCCGCCGGTACTCGACGATCTCGGTTTGTCGTCGGCATGCCAGTGGTATATGAAAGACTGGTCGGCGCTGGTCGGTATCGCAGCCCAGGGCCGTTTCAACCGGCTGTCGCGCCCCTGCGGCGACCAACTGAGCACCGATCTGTTCCGGGTGTTCCAGGAATTGCTGAACAACGTGGCCAAGCACGCCCATGCAAATGGCGTCAAGGTCATCCTCTCCTCCGGCCGGCAAGGCCTGCGCCTGCGCGTCACCGACGACGGCCGCGGCTTCGTCTTGGACGAAGCGCGCAGCAAGGGCTACGGACTCCTCGGCGTCAAAGAGCGCATCCTCCGCCACGGCGGACAGATGACGATCGAATCGGGAAAGACGGGCACCACGGTCACGCTGACCATCCCTTGGCAAGGTGAACCATGA